A segment of the Fibrobacter sp. UWB4 genome:
AATGCAACGTAGAAGTTTGCAGCGAGGAGTGCCAGGATGCCGCTAGAACCGACGAGGTTACCGCTTGCGTCAGAACCGAAGAGGAAGCAGCAGGCGAGTGTGCCAAGAGTTACGGCCATGCCCGCAGAACCGATGAGCAAAAGCGGCTTACGTCCAATCTTGTCGATGAGGAGAATAGCGGCGATAGTCATGGTCAAGTTGATAGCACTGGAAATCACGCTTGTAAGGAAGGCGTCGCTTTCACCGAAGCCGACACTCTGCCAAAGCATGGAACCATAGTAGAAGATCACGTTGATACCCACGAGCTGTTGGAGGATAGCAAGTCCGAGACCTGCCCAGACAATCGGGGCGATGCGCTTCTTGCCGGCGATTGTTTCGAGGAGGTCGGCGAGCTTGGCCGGCTTGTGGGTCTTGAAGGATTCTTCAATTTCCTGGGCCTTTTCATCGATACCAGTCGTTGCTATCAAGGAAAGAACCTGTTTTGCTTCTGCCATGCGGCCCTTGCTTACGAGGTAGCGCGGAGATTCCGGAAGCTGCCAGGCGGCGACACCGTAGAGGAATGCCGGTACGGCTTCGACCCAGAACATCACCTTCCATGCTTCAACGCCCATAATCAGGTTGCTTGCGGAACCTGCAATAAGGACTGTGATGTAATTGGAAAGCAGGGCTACGAAAATACCGATAACGATGGCGAACTGCTGCATGGATCCGAGACGCCCACGCAAATGCGCCGGGGAGGTTTCGGCAATGTAAATCGGGGCGATAATGGATGCCACACCGATACCGATACCGCCGATGACGCGCCAAGCGATGAAGTCGTAGATGGTGAACGGAAGGCCAGAACCGATTGCACTGATAAAGAAAAGGACGGACGCTGCGAGCATGCAACGTACACGTCCAAACTTATCTGCCAAGCGGCCGGCGAAATATGCACCGACGGCTGCGCCGATCAAAGCGAGAGAAACCGCAAGACCAAGCTGCATATCGTTACAGTTGAAATAGCCCTTGAGGGCTACGTTGGCGCCGTTGATCACGGACGAGTCAAAACCGAATAGGAACCCTCCGATGGCGGCGGAAAGGGTTATCATGATGACATGTCCAACTTTGTAATTGTCTTCTACTGCCATTTTCGTACCTCTGTTTTTTGTTTTTTTAATGGATTAGCCGCTAATATAGCTATCAAGAAATTGTAAATTCAAGGTTTACAATTGATCTCGATAGTCCAAAAAGGACTAACGGTTTTCTTACATAAGTCGAAAGTTGTGGCTTCACTGCTCCCGTCCTATTTGTAATTAGATATATATAATTTTCTTACAATGAGCGAGTTTTTTGCAAAAAATGTGAATTTATTTTGGAATATTGGGGAGGTGGGGGCTGGCTGTTTTTGACCGCTTTGGGGTGGTGGCGCATTGCCGTGGCTTTAGCGAATTTCTATCTTTACGCCCGAAAATTTAACGCCTTGTGGTCGGTAGAGGTTCAAGCAGACTCCCTGTCTACTTCCTACTTCCTACTGTCTACTATATCGAGGTAATCATGTTTCGTGAAGTAAAGAAAGAAGAAACCTTTCCGCAGATTGAAGAGCGTGTGCTCGGCTTGTGGGATAAGGATGAATCGTTCAAGAAGTCGCTGGACTCCCGTCCGGAAACCGAACCGTACACTTTCTACGATGGCCCTCCGTTTGCAACGGGCCTTCCGCACTACGGTCACTTGCTTGCCGGTACCATCAAGGACATCGTTCCGCGTTACTGGACCATGAAGGGCAAGAAGGTTCCGCGTGGTTTCGGTTGGGACTGCCACGGCCTTCCGATTGAATCTCTCGTGCAGAACGAACTCGGTCTCGCTGGCGTAGCCGAAATCCAGAAGCTCGGCGTCGATAAGTTCAACGAAACCTGCCGTAGCAAGGTGCTCAAGTACACGAGCGAATGGAAGAAGACCGTGCGCCGCATGGGTCGCTGGGTCGACTTCGACAAGGGCTACAAGACCATGGACAAGAACTTCATGGAATCCGTGTGGTGGGTGTTCAAGCAGTGCTTCGACAAGGGCCTCATCTATCAGGGCTACCGCATCCAGCCGTATAGCCCGGCTCTTGCTACTCCGCTTTCGAACTTTGAAACCAACCAGGGCTATAAGGACCGTCAGGATCCGTCCCTCACGTTGATTTTCCCGATCAACTCGAACGAACCCAAGTTCAAGGACACGAGCATCCTCGTGTGGACGACGACCCCGTGGACATTGTACTCCAACTTCTGCATCGTTGTGGGCCCGGACATGGACTACAACCTGGTGGAACAGGACGGAAAGAAGTACTGGATTGCCGCAAGCCGTACTGCCGCTTACTTCAAGAACCCGAACATCGTGGACACCTGCAAGGGTTCCGAACTCGTGGGCAAGGACTACGAGCCGCTCTCCCGCATTTCCGATGCATTCGTGACGCCGGACCAGCTGTCCCGCCACTACAAGATTTACCCCGCCGACTACGTGAGTACCGAAGACGGTACCGGCGCCGTGCATACAGCTCCTTCCTTCGGTGAAGAAGACTTCCAGAAGGGCGCTGAACTAGACCTCGGCCTTTTCGACCCGCTCGATACCGAAGGCAAGTTTACCGACAAGGTCCCGATGTGGAAGGGCCTTGGCGCCAAGGAAGCTGACAAGGAAATTATCCGCTACTTCAAGGAACAGGGCCGCGTGTTCAAGCAGGACGTGATTGTCCATAGCTACCCGCACTGCTGGCGTACCGGCGTTCCTCTGATTTACCGCGCCCTCAAGACGTGGTTCCTGAAGATCGACGCCCCTGTCACGAGCAAGGACGGCGTGACCAAGACTCTGAAGGAATGGATGGTCGAAAACAACCAGACCGTAAACTGGGTTCCGGACCACATCAAGAACGGCCGTTTCGGCAAGTGGCTCGAAGGCGCTCGCGACTGGAACCTTTCCCGTAACCGCTTCTGGGGTACGCCGATTCCGGTGTGGCTCTCTGACGACGGCGACATGATTGCTGTCGGTTCCATTGAAGAACTCCAGCAGCTCACTGGCGTGAAGCTCGATGACTTGCACAAGCACTTTGTGGACAAGCTTACGATTGAAAAGAATGGCAAGGTTTATCGCCGTACGCCGGAAGTTTTCGACTGCTGGTTTGAATCCGGCTCCATGCCGTATGCCAGCCGCCATTACCCGTTCGAAAACAAGGAACTCGTGGAACGCAGCTTCCCGGCAGACTTCATTGCCGAAGGTCTCGACCAGACTCGTGGTTGGTTCTACACGTTGACCGTGCTTTCTAACGCATTGTTCCAGAAGCCGGCATTCAAGAACGTGATTGTGAACGGTATTATCTTGGCCGAAGATGGTTCCAAGATGAGTAAGTCCAAACGCAACTACCCGGACCCGAACGACCTTATTGAACGCACGGGTGCCGACGCTATTCGTTTGTTCATGATTAACTCCGCCGCTTTGAAGGCTGAAGACCTCCGCTTCAGTGAAGAAGGCGTGAAGGGCATCGTGAAGCAGGTGATGCTGCCGCTTTGGAACGCTGTGGCATTCTTTGTCTCGAACCACAACGCCGACGCCGCCAAGGGTCAGCTCAACTGGAAGCCGGGTCAGGAAGTCAAGAGCGACAACGAACTTGACCGCTGGATGCTTGCAACACTGCAGGATTTGGCCGCCAAGGTCGAAGTTGAAATGAAGGCTTACCGCTTGTACAACGTGGTGCCCGCCGTGATTGCCGCGGTGGATGACCTCACGAACTGGTACGTGCGCCGCAGCCGTCGCCGTTTCTGGAAGTCTGAAAACGATGGCGACAAGAACGCCGCCTACGCAACCATGTACAAGGTGCTCGTTGACTTCTCCAAGATTCTCGCTCCGTTCCTCCCGCTCCTTGCCGAAGAAATCTACCAGATTCTCGTCCGCGAAGTGGATGCCAACGCTCCGGTAAGCGTGCACCTCTGCGAATTCCCGAGCGCCGACAAGTCCCTCATGGACGAAAAGCTCGTGGAACGCATCGCCATGGTGCGTGGCATGGTCGAAATGGGCCGCGTGATTCGTGCTACAAACAACGTAAAGAACCGTATGCCGATTGCCAGCATGACGGTGGTTGCTCACGGCACCGAAGAAAAGAACGTCGCCGAGACCATGAAGGACTTGATTCTTGAAGAACTCAACGTTCGCGAAATGAAGTTCCTGGAAGATGAGACGAAGCTCGTG
Coding sequences within it:
- a CDS encoding sugar porter family MFS transporter; its protein translation is MAVEDNYKVGHVIMITLSAAIGGFLFGFDSSVINGANVALKGYFNCNDMQLGLAVSLALIGAAVGAYFAGRLADKFGRVRCMLAASVLFFISAIGSGLPFTIYDFIAWRVIGGIGIGVASIIAPIYIAETSPAHLRGRLGSMQQFAIVIGIFVALLSNYITVLIAGSASNLIMGVEAWKVMFWVEAVPAFLYGVAAWQLPESPRYLVSKGRMAEAKQVLSLIATTGIDEKAQEIEESFKTHKPAKLADLLETIAGKKRIAPIVWAGLGLAILQQLVGINVIFYYGSMLWQSVGFGESDAFLTSVISSAINLTMTIAAILLIDKIGRKPLLLIGSAGMAVTLGTLACCFLFGSDASGNLVGSSGILALLAANFYVAFFAATWGPVMWVMLGEMFNNRIRAVAISVCGLAQWGANFLVSWSFPVLVGKDGIGIGPTYLIYTAFAALSFIFVAKLVNETKGKKLEAM
- the ileS gene encoding isoleucine--tRNA ligase, with the translated sequence MFREVKKEETFPQIEERVLGLWDKDESFKKSLDSRPETEPYTFYDGPPFATGLPHYGHLLAGTIKDIVPRYWTMKGKKVPRGFGWDCHGLPIESLVQNELGLAGVAEIQKLGVDKFNETCRSKVLKYTSEWKKTVRRMGRWVDFDKGYKTMDKNFMESVWWVFKQCFDKGLIYQGYRIQPYSPALATPLSNFETNQGYKDRQDPSLTLIFPINSNEPKFKDTSILVWTTTPWTLYSNFCIVVGPDMDYNLVEQDGKKYWIAASRTAAYFKNPNIVDTCKGSELVGKDYEPLSRISDAFVTPDQLSRHYKIYPADYVSTEDGTGAVHTAPSFGEEDFQKGAELDLGLFDPLDTEGKFTDKVPMWKGLGAKEADKEIIRYFKEQGRVFKQDVIVHSYPHCWRTGVPLIYRALKTWFLKIDAPVTSKDGVTKTLKEWMVENNQTVNWVPDHIKNGRFGKWLEGARDWNLSRNRFWGTPIPVWLSDDGDMIAVGSIEELQQLTGVKLDDLHKHFVDKLTIEKNGKVYRRTPEVFDCWFESGSMPYASRHYPFENKELVERSFPADFIAEGLDQTRGWFYTLTVLSNALFQKPAFKNVIVNGIILAEDGSKMSKSKRNYPDPNDLIERTGADAIRLFMINSAALKAEDLRFSEEGVKGIVKQVMLPLWNAVAFFVSNHNADAAKGQLNWKPGQEVKSDNELDRWMLATLQDLAAKVEVEMKAYRLYNVVPAVIAAVDDLTNWYVRRSRRRFWKSENDGDKNAAYATMYKVLVDFSKILAPFLPLLAEEIYQILVREVDANAPVSVHLCEFPSADKSLMDEKLVERIAMVRGMVEMGRVIRATNNVKNRMPIASMTVVAHGTEEKNVAETMKDLILEELNVREMKFLEDETKLVQLSAKPNFLAIKAKGPDYAKNMKVISAKLNSLSVDEIKALQAGETIKFEFGEVGADCLMLNRIVADGMAVEANQHFTVALDLKITDELRRACVARELVNRIQNRRKDQNYAISDKIEVTLFSASDVFKQAVAENEAYIAGETQAVKIAWAAVADGLEANDADGEAFAFTTVKA